The Neisseria sicca genome includes a window with the following:
- the dnaX gene encoding DNA polymerase III subunit gamma/tau, translated as MAYQVLARKWRPKTFADLVGQEHVVKALRNALDEGRLHHAYLLTGTRGVGKTTIARILAKSLNCENAQHGEPCGVCQSCTQIDTGRYVDLLEIDAASNTGIDNIREVLENAQYAPTAGKYKVYIIDEVHMLSKSAFNAMLKTLEEPPEHVKFILATTDPHKVPITVLSRCLQFVLRNMTSQQVADHLAHVLNNENIAYEPAALQLLGRAAAGSMRDALSLLDQAIAMGSGSVAEQDVRQMIGAVDKQYLYELLAGIVNQDGEALLAKAQEMAARAIGFDSALSELAMLLQRLALIQAVPSALAHDDPERETLLQLSQALSGEQIQLYYQCAIHGKQDLSLAPDEYAGFVMTLLRMLAFAPLAADAHDVGGHIENTELHSAETGVHTAKKPLQLPQSEAAKPPVQTTPAPATSSENKVSEPVSTQGNNDVPPWEDAPSEAETVTETPAQTADASVQTTSDAAETNTSSANEAETPSQTTPQDETSSENQVSDNEAANNETDVSLSETSSENPIQMTPIEEAVDAEAFAHEAPVAPFYDYGAPDHDYPVEDSAEMPPPPDWEHAVPADTAESEAEEDHDDDEGTQFAPLPEFSTENWAAIVRHFARKLGAAQMLAQHAAWTNYDAGSHLMMLSMTDEARATANKERLDKIKNTLAEAYGLPLKLQTEPWRDDAGWETPTMRRQRLQLEGMQQAQDLLEADETARQVLKVFEAQWQPDSLELAEQAE; from the coding sequence ATGGCTTATCAAGTTCTTGCCCGCAAATGGCGTCCGAAAACCTTTGCCGATTTAGTCGGTCAGGAACACGTCGTCAAAGCCTTGCGCAACGCGCTGGACGAAGGCCGCCTGCACCATGCCTACCTGCTGACCGGCACGCGCGGGGTCGGGAAAACCACCATCGCCCGTATTCTGGCGAAAAGCCTCAACTGCGAAAACGCGCAACACGGCGAGCCTTGCGGCGTGTGCCAAAGCTGTACGCAAATCGACACCGGTCGCTACGTCGACCTGCTGGAAATTGACGCCGCCTCCAATACCGGTATCGACAACATCCGCGAAGTATTGGAAAACGCCCAATACGCACCGACCGCCGGTAAATACAAAGTCTATATCATTGACGAAGTGCATATGCTCTCCAAAAGCGCGTTTAACGCCATGCTGAAAACGCTGGAAGAGCCGCCTGAACACGTCAAATTCATTCTCGCGACCACCGATCCGCACAAAGTCCCCATCACCGTTTTGAGCCGCTGCCTGCAATTTGTCTTGCGCAATATGACTTCGCAGCAGGTTGCCGACCACCTTGCCCACGTTTTAAACAACGAAAACATCGCCTACGAACCCGCCGCCTTGCAACTCTTGGGTCGTGCCGCCGCAGGCTCGATGCGTGATGCCTTAAGCCTGCTCGATCAGGCTATCGCCATGGGTTCGGGCAGCGTTGCCGAACAAGACGTCCGCCAAATGATTGGCGCGGTGGATAAACAATATCTGTACGAACTGCTGGCGGGTATCGTCAACCAAGACGGCGAAGCCCTGCTGGCGAAAGCGCAGGAAATGGCGGCGCGCGCCATCGGTTTTGACAGCGCGTTGAGCGAACTTGCCATGCTGTTGCAACGCCTCGCCTTGATACAGGCGGTTCCTTCCGCTTTGGCTCATGATGATCCTGAGCGCGAAACCCTGCTGCAACTGAGCCAGGCACTCAGCGGCGAACAAATCCAGCTTTATTATCAATGCGCTATCCACGGCAAACAGGATTTAAGCCTTGCGCCCGACGAATACGCCGGCTTCGTCATGACCCTGCTACGTATGCTTGCGTTTGCGCCGCTGGCAGCGGATGCGCACGACGTTGGCGGACATATCGAAAATACTGAGCTGCATTCTGCCGAAACGGGTGTCCATACCGCAAAGAAGCCTTTGCAACTTCCCCAGTCTGAAGCCGCCAAACCGCCCGTTCAGACGACCCCTGCGCCTGCCACGTCGTCTGAAAACAAGGTTTCCGAACCGGTTTCAACTCAAGGAAACAACGACGTCCCACCTTGGGAAGACGCGCCGAGCGAGGCAGAAACCGTAACAGAAACGCCTGCGCAAACGGCGGATGCGAGCGTTCAGACGACCTCTGACGCAGCAGAGACAAACACTTCGTCCGCAAACGAAGCAGAAACGCCGTCTCAGACGACCCCTCAAGACGAAACGTCGTCTGAAAATCAAGTTTCCGATAACGAGGCAGCAAACAACGAAACCGACGTTTCCTTGTCTGAGACGTCGTCTGAAAACCCCATTCAGATGACCCCGATTGAAGAAGCCGTGGACGCAGAAGCATTTGCGCATGAAGCCCCCGTAGCGCCTTTCTACGATTACGGTGCGCCCGATCATGACTACCCCGTAGAAGACAGCGCGGAAATGCCCCCGCCGCCGGATTGGGAACACGCCGTCCCTGCCGATACGGCAGAATCGGAAGCCGAAGAAGACCACGACGACGACGAAGGCACGCAGTTCGCCCCGTTGCCCGAGTTTTCCACCGAAAATTGGGCGGCAATCGTCCGACATTTCGCCCGCAAGCTCGGCGCCGCGCAAATGCTGGCGCAACACGCCGCATGGACGAACTACGACGCAGGCAGCCATCTGATGATGCTGTCGATGACCGACGAAGCCCGCGCGACCGCCAACAAAGAGCGGCTCGACAAAATCAAAAACACGCTTGCCGAAGCCTACGGTCTGCCATTGAAATTGCAAACCGAACCGTGGCGCGACGATGCGGGCTGGGAAACCCCGACCATGCGCCGCCAACGCCTCCAACTTGAAGGCATGCAACAGGCACAGGATTTGCTCGAAGCCGACGAAACCGCGCGTCAGGTTTTAAAAGTTTTCGAAGCCCAATGGCAGCCCGATTCTTTGGAACTGGCGGAGCAGGCGGAATAA
- a CDS encoding YbaB/EbfC family nucleoid-associated protein, which yields MFGKAGLGGLMKQAQQMQENMKKAQAKLAETEVEGEAGNGLVKVVMTCAHVVRKLEISPDLIQEAADDKEMLEDLVLAAINAASEKAEETTNKTMGAFTQGLPAGMGDFFR from the coding sequence ATGTTCGGAAAAGCCGGATTAGGCGGCCTGATGAAACAGGCGCAGCAAATGCAGGAAAACATGAAAAAAGCGCAAGCGAAACTTGCCGAGACCGAAGTAGAAGGCGAAGCAGGAAACGGCTTGGTTAAAGTCGTGATGACCTGCGCCCACGTCGTGCGCAAACTCGAAATCAGCCCCGACCTGATTCAAGAAGCCGCAGACGACAAAGAAATGCTCGAAGATTTGGTGCTCGCCGCCATCAACGCCGCTTCTGAAAAAGCCGAAGAAACCACCAACAAAACCATGGGTGCATTCACCCAAGGCCTGCCCGCAGGCATGGGCGACTTCTTCCGCTAA
- the recO gene encoding DNA repair protein RecO has translation MTNQRINHEPVFLLASAPWRESSLWVEVFSRRYGRVALLARSARKRQSELRGVLVPFVPISASWYGSQELKTLHRAEWIGGWPQPQGRALFSGLYINELMLKLTAREDPMPELYDALEAVMRAVCGESSHTAALRRFEWALLTRLGFAPDLFHDGNGEEIRAEETYWLTPENAVVPIEEAERFNPRNYGVAVGGDILIQLREGDFTHPESLGQSLKITRLLIDNLLPEGIKSRQVLQQLQQFSFGV, from the coding sequence ATGACCAACCAGCGCATCAACCACGAACCTGTCTTCCTGCTTGCTTCCGCCCCTTGGCGCGAGAGCAGTTTGTGGGTGGAAGTGTTCAGCCGCCGTTACGGGCGCGTGGCTTTGTTGGCGAGAAGTGCGCGCAAGCGGCAGAGCGAGCTGCGCGGCGTGTTGGTGCCGTTTGTACCGATCAGCGCCTCTTGGTACGGTTCGCAAGAGTTGAAAACGCTGCATCGTGCAGAGTGGATAGGCGGCTGGCCGCAGCCGCAAGGCAGGGCTTTGTTCAGCGGCCTGTATATCAACGAACTAATGCTCAAACTGACGGCTCGCGAAGACCCGATGCCCGAGCTTTATGACGCACTGGAAGCAGTGATGCGGGCGGTATGCGGCGAAAGCAGCCATACCGCCGCGCTGCGGCGTTTCGAATGGGCTTTACTTACCCGCTTGGGATTCGCGCCCGATTTGTTCCACGATGGCAACGGCGAAGAAATCCGCGCCGAAGAAACCTACTGGCTGACGCCTGAAAACGCGGTCGTCCCCATCGAAGAAGCCGAACGCTTCAATCCGCGCAACTATGGCGTGGCTGTCGGCGGCGACATTTTGATCCAGCTGCGCGAGGGCGATTTCACCCACCCCGAAAGTCTCGGACAGTCGCTAAAAATCACGCGCCTGCTGATTGACAACCTCCTGCCCGAAGGCATTAAATCCAGACAGGTTTTGCAACAGCTCCAGCAATTCAGTTTCGGCGTTTAA
- a CDS encoding DMP19 family protein yields MTTLFRQDDLNPQDAAEFLYTLSAAYLDYTDAAGDEEMRCLNNEQHTLTAYCYLDSQVQEGGFVQLIAAGYGEYVFHNPVADSLRRWRIKPTPKILDKAKALYERDGAKIEEMADGGASLDVIRAKFPDFEELDGEYYEIADDDMAAAVAYVLANWERFAEIAD; encoded by the coding sequence ATGACGACACTTTTCCGGCAGGATGATTTGAACCCTCAAGATGCGGCAGAATTCCTCTACACATTGAGCGCGGCGTATTTGGATTATACGGATGCGGCAGGCGATGAGGAAATGCGGTGTTTGAACAACGAACAGCACACGCTGACGGCTTACTGCTATTTGGACAGCCAAGTGCAGGAGGGCGGCTTTGTGCAACTGATTGCGGCGGGTTACGGCGAATATGTGTTCCATAACCCCGTTGCCGACAGCCTGCGCCGCTGGCGGATTAAACCGACGCCTAAGATTTTGGATAAGGCGAAGGCTTTATACGAGCGGGACGGCGCAAAAATCGAGGAAATGGCGGATGGTGGGGCATCTTTGGATGTGATTCGTGCTAAGTTTCCGGATTTTGAGGAATTGGACGGCGAATATTACGAAATCGCGGACGACGATATGGCGGCGGCTGTGGCGTATGTATTGGCAAATTGGGAGAGGTTTGCAGAGATTGCGGATTGA
- a CDS encoding zinc-finger domain-containing protein gives MNANTETVIIYPKDLPLHCSGPNHETWNGHPRVFLPIQSDSDIECPYCGTRYHLEGHIPHHHY, from the coding sequence ATGAACGCAAACACCGAAACCGTCATTATCTACCCCAAAGACCTGCCGCTGCACTGCTCCGGTCCCAACCACGAAACTTGGAACGGTCATCCGCGCGTCTTCCTTCCGATTCAGTCCGACAGCGACATCGAATGCCCCTATTGCGGAACGCGTTACCATCTCGAAGGTCACATTCCCCACCACCATTATTGA
- the nqrM gene encoding (Na+)-NQR maturation NqrM: MKTLLLTFGLFLLVILGMAVGYIFSKRTIKGSCGGISSLGMKKVCDCDTPCDTLQKKLDEQKQQESKGITVDH, translated from the coding sequence ATGAAAACCCTACTCCTCACCTTCGGCCTCTTCCTCCTCGTCATCCTCGGCATGGCGGTCGGCTATATTTTCTCCAAGCGCACCATCAAAGGCAGTTGCGGCGGCATCTCCTCGCTGGGCATGAAAAAAGTCTGCGACTGCGACACCCCGTGCGACACCCTGCAAAAGAAACTGGACGAACAGAAACAGCAGGAAAGCAAAGGCATTACCGTCGATCATTAA
- a CDS encoding FAD:protein FMN transferase encodes MHLPSAIPALAAALALTLPLGACGKKTSEQTVLQGETMGTTYTVKYLSDDLPNPPAPEAVKKQIDGALEEVNRQMSTYREDSEISRFNQMRETRKPMPVSADFAAVTAEALRLNRLTQGALDVTVGPLVNLWGFGPNKEITREPTQAEIDKAAAQTGTDKIILTQNGKQAALAKTQPETYLDLSSIAKGFGVDKVAGELEKLGINNYLVEIGGELHGKGRNAKGEPWRIGIEQPNIVQGGNTQIVIPLDNRSLATSGDYRIFHVDPQGRRLSHIIDPKTRRPLSHRLASISVVADNATTADGLSTGLFVLGETEALKLAEQQNLAVFLIIRDQNGYRTEMSGAFKKLLH; translated from the coding sequence TTGGGCGCGTGCGGCAAAAAAACATCCGAACAAACCGTGCTTCAGGGCGAAACGATGGGTACGACCTATACCGTCAAATACCTTTCAGACGACCTCCCCAACCCGCCCGCGCCCGAAGCCGTAAAAAAACAGATTGACGGCGCGCTCGAAGAAGTCAACCGCCAAATGTCCACCTACCGCGAAGACTCCGAAATCAGCCGCTTCAACCAAATGCGCGAAACCCGCAAACCCATGCCCGTTTCCGCCGATTTCGCCGCCGTTACCGCCGAAGCCTTACGCCTCAACCGCCTCACACAAGGCGCGCTCGACGTAACCGTCGGCCCGCTCGTCAACCTTTGGGGCTTCGGACCGAACAAAGAAATCACCCGCGAACCTACCCAAGCCGAAATCGACAAAGCCGCCGCCCAAACCGGCACGGACAAAATCATCCTGACGCAAAACGGCAAACAAGCCGCGCTCGCCAAAACCCAGCCCGAAACCTATCTCGACCTTTCCTCCATCGCCAAAGGCTTCGGCGTGGACAAAGTGGCAGGCGAACTTGAAAAACTCGGCATCAACAACTACCTTGTTGAAATCGGCGGCGAATTGCACGGCAAAGGCCGCAACGCTAAAGGCGAGCCTTGGCGCATCGGCATCGAACAGCCCAACATCGTCCAAGGCGGCAACACCCAAATCGTCATCCCCCTCGACAACCGCTCCCTCGCCACCTCCGGCGATTACCGCATTTTCCACGTTGACCCGCAAGGCAGGCGGCTGTCCCACATCATCGACCCCAAAACCCGCCGCCCGCTGTCGCACCGCCTCGCCTCCATCAGCGTCGTCGCCGATAACGCCACCACCGCCGACGGTTTGTCCACCGGACTTTTCGTACTCGGCGAAACCGAAGCCCTCAAACTCGCCGAACAGCAAAACCTCGCCGTTTTCCTGATTATCCGCGACCAAAACGGCTACCGCACCGAAATGTCCGGCGCGTTTAAAAAACTACTCCATTAA